From the genome of Oncorhynchus tshawytscha isolate Ot180627B linkage group LG31, Otsh_v2.0, whole genome shotgun sequence, one region includes:
- the rp9 gene encoding retinitis pigmentosa 9 protein: MSSRKRSRDSEDRGDRKRHKESKHDVEKLKKQARKLNQEVQKLKHLETFYEKPPPGLIKAEEYKPEDCIPADPGNEDARDFLAHAPTKGLWMPLGKEVKVMQCWRCKRYGHRTGDRECPFFIKGNQKLEQFRVAHEDPMYDLIRENKRNEKETRIQQLQQLLQDTTSSDSDSSSSSSSTSDRKKRKHKKKDKKKDKKKRKKRRKHKSSKTSDCSESN; this comes from the exons ATGTCTAGTAGAAAGAGATCGAGAGACTCGGAGGACAGAGGGGACCGCAAAAGGCACAAGGAATCAAAACACGATGTAGAAAAACTAAAGAAACAAGCGAGAAAACTCAACCAAGAAGTGCAAAAGCTGAAGCATTTGGAGACCTT TTATGAAAAACCTCCTCCTGGACTCATAAAG GCGGAGGAGTACAAACCAGAGGACTGTATTCCTGCTGATCCAGGAAATGAGGATGCTAGGGACTTCCTGGCTCACGCCCCCACCAAGGGGCTGTGGATGCCTCTGGGGAAGGAGGTGAAGGTCATGCAGT GTTGGAGATGCAAGCGCTATGGACACAGGACAGGGGACCGAGAGTGTCCCTTCTTCATCAAAGGAAACCAGAAACTGGAGCAGTTCAGAGTG GCACACGAAGACCCAATGTACGACCTGATCCGAGAAAACAAACGCAATGAAAAAGAAACGAG gATCCAGCAGCTGCAGCAACTCCTGCAGGACACCACCTCCTCCGACTCGGacagctcctcctcttcctcctccaccagcgACCGCAAGAAGAGGAAACACAAGAAGAAGGACAAGAAGAAGGACaagaaaaagaggaagaagaggaggaagcacAAGTCCTCCAAAACCAGTGACTGTTCTGAGTCCAATTGA